In Ruminococcaceae bacterium BL-4, one DNA window encodes the following:
- a CDS encoding protein of unknown function (Evidence 5 : Unknown function), which produces MELSGIFIDTNAFMAIENGEVKALYRDELGIKPSPNMQELFNKGSKL; this is translated from the coding sequence ATGGAACTATCAGGTATATTCATAGATACAAATGCATTTATGGCAATCGAAAATGGGGAAGTCAAAGCGCTTTACCGAGACGAGCTTGGAATTAAGCCAAGTCCTAACATGCAGGAGTTGTTCAATAAGGGGTCTAAATTATAG